One genomic window of Nicotiana sylvestris chromosome 10, ASM39365v2, whole genome shotgun sequence includes the following:
- the LOC104216419 gene encoding uncharacterized protein isoform X1 codes for MEPSGGLSNRGKQEIQPQISVRPSDMLEEIKKTLIKDQLFEACMENRWTEVNRLYINDKFVQESKLTKSEDTVLHLAISSYHPHREDSSQQTHLDCIKDMVANIPKENRFRILKQKNEKGNTPLHLAAELGSVSIIACLVNPQEPELIWETNSKGETPLFVAAYRGRLDAFLYLHECCQNEKSRKDPIVLCRRGDGDNILHAAISGEYFKLAFQIINQYELLVNRLNSEGMSPLHILSRMPQVFKSGSYFGCIDSIIYHCITVEELKIEKYKTEEDSIPATTGITNVNQDKKSPGNQDDPENPPISATTGVTNVNQDKKSRAQGKRNGNLFPANYTTFINFVKKLLMKILLIIMGIGLQRTKKLEEKKKHHQWAVKIMKLMVEKDSSYKFYANTGEKPEDKDLYDQGIYKQIGKPPPAPPLTDIYLRKAEEPSNIAQIKSELSKTKATPLLVASKLGIVEMVKEILKQYPIAIQDTDSDGKNILLLALEHRQTAVYYWIIGQNYPECVLPRIPCTALPLQRERKWYKLLRKPF; via the exons ATGGAGCCTTCAGGTGGGTTGAGCAATAGAGGAAAACAAGAAATTCAACCACAGATTTCGGTACGACCTTCCGATATGTTGGAAGAAATCAAGAAAACATTAATTAAAGATCAATTATTTGAAGCCTGCATGGAGAATAGGTGGACAGAGGTTAATCGACTGTACATCAACGACAAGTTTGTCCAAGAATCCAAGCTCACTAAATCTGAGGATACTGTTCTTCACTTAGCTATCTCTTCTTACCATCCACATCGAGAAGACTCTTCACAGCAAACTCATCTTGATTGTATTAAGGATATGGTGGCTAATATACCAAAGGAAAATCGATTCCGTATCTTAAAACAGAAGAATGAAAAAGGGAACACACCTCTTCACCTTGCAGCAGAACTCGGAAGTGTCTCCATTATTGCGTGTTTGGTAAACCCACAAGAACCTGAACTCATCTGGGAGACCAATTCAAAAGGGGAAACCCCTTTATTCGTAGCTGCTTATCGAGGCAGGCTAGATGCTTTTCTCTACCTACATGAGTGTTGCCAAAATGAAAAGAGCAGAAAAGATCCAATTGTACTTTGCAGGAGGGGTGATGGGGATAACATTCTACACGCAGCCATCTCTGGAGAGTACTTTA AGTTGGCTTTTCAGATAATAAATCAGTATGAGCTACTTGTCAACCGTTTAAACTCAGAGGGCATGTCTCCTCTACACATTCTATCTAGGATGCCTCAAGTATTCAAAAGTGGAAGCTATTTTGGGTGCATAGATAGCATTATCTACCATT GCATAACTGTCGAAGAGCTAAAGATAGAGAAATATAAAACTGAAG AAGATTCTATTCCAGCAACTACTGGAATAACTAATGTGAATCAAGACAAGAAGTCTCCAG GCAATCAAGATGACCCCGAGAATCCCCCAATCTCAG CAACTACTGGAGTAACCAATGTGAATCAAGACAAGAAGTCTCGAG CTCAAGGGAAGAGGAATGGCAACTTATTTCCAGCCAACTACACCACCTTTATCAATTTCGTCAAAAAATTACTAATGAAGATTTTGCTAATTATAATGGGTATTG GACTCCAAAGGACAAAGAAATTAGAGGAAAAGAAGAAGCACCATCAATGGGCAGTTAAAATTATGAAGTTGATGGTTGAGAAAGACAGTAGTTACAAATTCTATGCAAATACCGGGGAGAAGCCTGAAGATAAAGACCTCTATGATCAAGGAATCTATAAGCAAATTGGAAAACCTCCACCAGCACCTCCTCTAACAGATATTTATTTAAGAAAAGCAGAAGAACCTAGTAACATTGCACAGATCAAGTCTG AGTTGTCGAAGACCAAGGCGACACCCCTATTAGTGGCATCAAAGCTGGGTATCGTGGAGATGGTGAAGGAGATCCTTAAACAGTACCCAATAGCCATTCAAGATACGGATTCTGACGGGAAGAATATCTTGCTTTTGGCTCTAGAGCATAGGCAAACAGCCGTCTATTACTGGATAATAGGACAAAACTATCCAGAATGCGTCCTGCCGCGCATCCCTTGTACTGCGTTACCGTTGCAACGCGAAAGGAAGTGGTACAAG CTGTTGAGGAAGCCATTTTAA
- the LOC104216419 gene encoding uncharacterized protein isoform X2 — MEPSGGLSNRGKQEIQPQISVRPSDMLEEIKKTLIKDQLFEACMENRWTEVNRLYINDKFVQESKLTKSEDTVLHLAISSYHPHREDSSQQTHLDCIKDMVANIPKENRFRILKQKNEKGNTPLHLAAELGSVSIIACLVNPQEPELIWETNSKGETPLFVAAYRGRLDAFLYLHECCQNEKSRKDPIVLCRRGDGDNILHAAISGEYFKLAFQIINQYELLVNRLNSEGMSPLHILSRMPQVFKSGSYFGCIDSIIYHCITVEELKIEKYKTEEDSIPATTGITNVNQDKKSPATTGVTNVNQDKKSRAQGKRNGNLFPANYTTFINFVKKLLMKILLIIMGIGLQRTKKLEEKKKHHQWAVKIMKLMVEKDSSYKFYANTGEKPEDKDLYDQGIYKQIGKPPPAPPLTDIYLRKAEEPSNIAQIKSELSKTKATPLLVASKLGIVEMVKEILKQYPIAIQDTDSDGKNILLLALEHRQTAVYYWIIGQNYPECVLPRIPCTALPLQRERKWYKLLRKPF, encoded by the exons ATGGAGCCTTCAGGTGGGTTGAGCAATAGAGGAAAACAAGAAATTCAACCACAGATTTCGGTACGACCTTCCGATATGTTGGAAGAAATCAAGAAAACATTAATTAAAGATCAATTATTTGAAGCCTGCATGGAGAATAGGTGGACAGAGGTTAATCGACTGTACATCAACGACAAGTTTGTCCAAGAATCCAAGCTCACTAAATCTGAGGATACTGTTCTTCACTTAGCTATCTCTTCTTACCATCCACATCGAGAAGACTCTTCACAGCAAACTCATCTTGATTGTATTAAGGATATGGTGGCTAATATACCAAAGGAAAATCGATTCCGTATCTTAAAACAGAAGAATGAAAAAGGGAACACACCTCTTCACCTTGCAGCAGAACTCGGAAGTGTCTCCATTATTGCGTGTTTGGTAAACCCACAAGAACCTGAACTCATCTGGGAGACCAATTCAAAAGGGGAAACCCCTTTATTCGTAGCTGCTTATCGAGGCAGGCTAGATGCTTTTCTCTACCTACATGAGTGTTGCCAAAATGAAAAGAGCAGAAAAGATCCAATTGTACTTTGCAGGAGGGGTGATGGGGATAACATTCTACACGCAGCCATCTCTGGAGAGTACTTTA AGTTGGCTTTTCAGATAATAAATCAGTATGAGCTACTTGTCAACCGTTTAAACTCAGAGGGCATGTCTCCTCTACACATTCTATCTAGGATGCCTCAAGTATTCAAAAGTGGAAGCTATTTTGGGTGCATAGATAGCATTATCTACCATT GCATAACTGTCGAAGAGCTAAAGATAGAGAAATATAAAACTGAAG AAGATTCTATTCCAGCAACTACTGGAATAACTAATGTGAATCAAGACAAGAAGTCTCCAG CAACTACTGGAGTAACCAATGTGAATCAAGACAAGAAGTCTCGAG CTCAAGGGAAGAGGAATGGCAACTTATTTCCAGCCAACTACACCACCTTTATCAATTTCGTCAAAAAATTACTAATGAAGATTTTGCTAATTATAATGGGTATTG GACTCCAAAGGACAAAGAAATTAGAGGAAAAGAAGAAGCACCATCAATGGGCAGTTAAAATTATGAAGTTGATGGTTGAGAAAGACAGTAGTTACAAATTCTATGCAAATACCGGGGAGAAGCCTGAAGATAAAGACCTCTATGATCAAGGAATCTATAAGCAAATTGGAAAACCTCCACCAGCACCTCCTCTAACAGATATTTATTTAAGAAAAGCAGAAGAACCTAGTAACATTGCACAGATCAAGTCTG AGTTGTCGAAGACCAAGGCGACACCCCTATTAGTGGCATCAAAGCTGGGTATCGTGGAGATGGTGAAGGAGATCCTTAAACAGTACCCAATAGCCATTCAAGATACGGATTCTGACGGGAAGAATATCTTGCTTTTGGCTCTAGAGCATAGGCAAACAGCCGTCTATTACTGGATAATAGGACAAAACTATCCAGAATGCGTCCTGCCGCGCATCCCTTGTACTGCGTTACCGTTGCAACGCGAAAGGAAGTGGTACAAG CTGTTGAGGAAGCCATTTTAA
- the LOC104216419 gene encoding uncharacterized protein isoform X3 has protein sequence MEPSGGLSNRGKQEIQPQISVRPSDMLEEIKKTLIKDQLFEACMENRWTEVNRLYINDKFVQESKLTKSEDTVLHLAISSYHPHREDSSQQTHLDCIKDMVANIPKENRFRILKQKNEKGNTPLHLAAELGSVSIIACLVNPQEPELIWETNSKGETPLFVAAYRGRLDAFLYLHECCQNEKSRKDPIVLCRRGDGDNILHAAISGEYFKLAFQIINQYELLVNRLNSEGMSPLHILSRMPQVFKSGSYFGCIDSIIYHCITVEELKIEKYKTEGNQDDPENPPISATTGVTNVNQDKKSRAQGKRNGNLFPANYTTFINFVKKLLMKILLIIMGIGLQRTKKLEEKKKHHQWAVKIMKLMVEKDSSYKFYANTGEKPEDKDLYDQGIYKQIGKPPPAPPLTDIYLRKAEEPSNIAQIKSELSKTKATPLLVASKLGIVEMVKEILKQYPIAIQDTDSDGKNILLLALEHRQTAVYYWIIGQNYPECVLPRIPCTALPLQRERKWYKLLRKPF, from the exons ATGGAGCCTTCAGGTGGGTTGAGCAATAGAGGAAAACAAGAAATTCAACCACAGATTTCGGTACGACCTTCCGATATGTTGGAAGAAATCAAGAAAACATTAATTAAAGATCAATTATTTGAAGCCTGCATGGAGAATAGGTGGACAGAGGTTAATCGACTGTACATCAACGACAAGTTTGTCCAAGAATCCAAGCTCACTAAATCTGAGGATACTGTTCTTCACTTAGCTATCTCTTCTTACCATCCACATCGAGAAGACTCTTCACAGCAAACTCATCTTGATTGTATTAAGGATATGGTGGCTAATATACCAAAGGAAAATCGATTCCGTATCTTAAAACAGAAGAATGAAAAAGGGAACACACCTCTTCACCTTGCAGCAGAACTCGGAAGTGTCTCCATTATTGCGTGTTTGGTAAACCCACAAGAACCTGAACTCATCTGGGAGACCAATTCAAAAGGGGAAACCCCTTTATTCGTAGCTGCTTATCGAGGCAGGCTAGATGCTTTTCTCTACCTACATGAGTGTTGCCAAAATGAAAAGAGCAGAAAAGATCCAATTGTACTTTGCAGGAGGGGTGATGGGGATAACATTCTACACGCAGCCATCTCTGGAGAGTACTTTA AGTTGGCTTTTCAGATAATAAATCAGTATGAGCTACTTGTCAACCGTTTAAACTCAGAGGGCATGTCTCCTCTACACATTCTATCTAGGATGCCTCAAGTATTCAAAAGTGGAAGCTATTTTGGGTGCATAGATAGCATTATCTACCATT GCATAACTGTCGAAGAGCTAAAGATAGAGAAATATAAAACTGAAG GCAATCAAGATGACCCCGAGAATCCCCCAATCTCAG CAACTACTGGAGTAACCAATGTGAATCAAGACAAGAAGTCTCGAG CTCAAGGGAAGAGGAATGGCAACTTATTTCCAGCCAACTACACCACCTTTATCAATTTCGTCAAAAAATTACTAATGAAGATTTTGCTAATTATAATGGGTATTG GACTCCAAAGGACAAAGAAATTAGAGGAAAAGAAGAAGCACCATCAATGGGCAGTTAAAATTATGAAGTTGATGGTTGAGAAAGACAGTAGTTACAAATTCTATGCAAATACCGGGGAGAAGCCTGAAGATAAAGACCTCTATGATCAAGGAATCTATAAGCAAATTGGAAAACCTCCACCAGCACCTCCTCTAACAGATATTTATTTAAGAAAAGCAGAAGAACCTAGTAACATTGCACAGATCAAGTCTG AGTTGTCGAAGACCAAGGCGACACCCCTATTAGTGGCATCAAAGCTGGGTATCGTGGAGATGGTGAAGGAGATCCTTAAACAGTACCCAATAGCCATTCAAGATACGGATTCTGACGGGAAGAATATCTTGCTTTTGGCTCTAGAGCATAGGCAAACAGCCGTCTATTACTGGATAATAGGACAAAACTATCCAGAATGCGTCCTGCCGCGCATCCCTTGTACTGCGTTACCGTTGCAACGCGAAAGGAAGTGGTACAAG CTGTTGAGGAAGCCATTTTAA